Within the Zea mays cultivar B73 chromosome 10, Zm-B73-REFERENCE-NAM-5.0, whole genome shotgun sequence genome, the region GAAGCGATGCAACGGAGATAGTGAGATCGCGTGAAGCCGCCGATGACCTCCGCCGTCCTCGCCGGCCGGGATGAGGTCCACCACGGACACCCGCACCACCGCCACTGGGGCGGCGCCCGCGCCCCCCTCATGCCCAAGCCATCCTCCAATCCTAACCCTAGGCGCTACCGCCCGGGACCAAACCCTATCGTCAGTGGCTCGCCGCCGGCGCCGCGGGCCGGTTCGGCTGTCGCGGCTGAGCCCTTGCCGTCGCCCTTAAGGCACGTGAAATTCAGGCCGTCGGAACTGACACCCGCCGAGGCCCGTCATCTCCGCGAGCGGCTCACCGGCGAGCTTGGCCGCGTCCGCGCTTTCGTCTCCCGCATCGACTCGTGGCAGGACGGGCGTCGCCGGGGCCCGGAGCCCGAGCCGGAGCCTCCCGCGCGCCGCTCTTCCCCGCCGCCGGCGCTGGTGGAGGCGATGCGGAGGCGATGTGCGGATATCCTGACGCGGCTGCGGAGATCGAAGAAAAGCGTGTGGTTCAATTCCCCCGTCGACGTGGAGGGCCTCAAGCTGCACGACTACCGCGCCATCATTCGGAGCCCCATGGATCTCGGCACCGTCAAGCAAAACCTCACCGCTGGCCGGTACCCCTCGCACGAGGCGTTCGCTGGCGACGTCCGGCTGACCTTCAACAACGCGCTGCGGTACAACCCTCCCGACCACCACGTGCACAGGTACGCCGGCGACCTCCTCGCCACGTTTGAGGGGATGTACAAGGAGGCGGTCTCGTGGTTCGAGCAGCAGCGCCAGCAGCTCGAGCCGCCAATGCAGCTTGATctgctgccaccaccaccaccaccgcaactCCCAGTTTCTGTGCCAGTGCAAGCGCCCCTGAGGATGTGGGGTGGGAGGAGGCCCAAGCCCAAGGCTAGGCAGCCAAACAAGAGGGAGATGGATGAGGAGGAGAAGCAGAAGCTGAGGGTGGAGATTGAGAACCTGCCTGAGGACAAGGTGCTGAATGTGCTGCAGATTGTGCAGAAGAGGAACAGAGATCCAGCATTGTCGGGGGAGGTTGTGGAGCTTGATTTCGATGAGCTGGATATCGAGACCCTATGGGAGCTTGATCGATTTGTGGTCAATTGGAGGAAAGCTCTAAAGAAGAGCCAGCGGAATTCTAGGATGAATGGTGATGCTGCTGTGATGAATGCAGATGCCATCGATGCGACAATTGTTCCGGATGATGATGACAGGGTCGAGGTTGCTGTCAATCCGTCTGTGGTGGTTGAAATTGGAGAGTCGGTATGGCATTCAGAAGCAACCTAGCTGTTTTATAGTAGTTTTCATGAATTAGTGATGTTTGCACTATGTTCTAATGTTGATCCTGTTTCTGTCTCCTATTTTAGGAGACTGACGTTCCAGAGAAGAATGAAGTGGAGGCTGAGATGGGTGACGAGTATGTGGATATCGGTGATGAGATGCTGACGATGAATTACCAGTCGGTGGAGATCCAGAGGGATTCCCTGGCCGCCAGCAGCTCAAGCGGACCAGGAAGTGGCTCGTCTTCATCAACTGGTACGGTGGAGCAAATAAAGTTGTCACCACAAATGCTGGGTTATGGATTTAGTAGCTCGTTAATTCATTAAAACTCCTTGCAGATTCGGACTTGGACCCTGAATCTGATGGGGATAATGCAAGCGCCCCGCACTAGGTGGTTGCTCTTTTATCTGACTGTAGTAGGATTAGGGACGTGTAGGTGACCCATTTGGCGAGTCATTTTGAAGGATTAGGGACGTGCAAATTGGGGGTCATGTAAGTCTTTGTTGTCATGTGTGTTCGTTTGTGTATGTGGGTGCAGCTTAGGTTGTCGGTACTTAGTGAATTGGTAGATGCTTGTGTAGATTGGGAGACTGCTGTAAAGAAGGGAATATAATCTGGAACAAAGTGGAAAAGTAGCAATGCCTTGGCATTTCATGTCTGTTGCTTTCTTTTGTAGGAGTATATGTTTATTACTGCTGTAGCCGATCTATTGTGCACATATGCTTTATCAATGTTCATTGGATATTGCAAACTACATCAAAAAGAGTTTGCTGGAGTACCTTAATTTGGTGCCAAAACACTGAAACAGACCATGGTACCCCCTTGATTCTCGTGCAAGTTGTTATCATGCTAATACTTTTTGCCTGATTGCAGAAATATGCATATGTTTGACTCTGGTTATTATCCTATAATGTTGTAATCCTGAACGTCAGTTTGTATATGTTAACATTAGCATATCATACTGTAGTTGTGCAGGAAGTATCTCCTTGCATATTTGCCCAAATCTTTCCTTTAATCTGCAACATCTTTGCTACGACGTCGTCTCATAATGATCccactgtaacaccctaaaatatTATTTTGGGAATCTAGTAAAATTCTCCAAAAAAGTTTTGAATCAAAATATCTTCCAATAAAAATTTTCTTACGTTCGAAGTCACTGCTCCTAAAATAAGTATATTTTGTAAATAAAGGACTAAAATAAAGATATTTAGATAAACTATATTATCGTTGATTGAATTATATAGAAGAATTATGTTAAACTATTTCTTAATACATAACATACATTAGAAGTTATATTTCCCTAAAATTAATAATACGAGAATTATTCTTTATAAAATTATATGTTTTGAGGCATGTACAAAAGAACTAATATAAACAAATATATAACTTGCATCATGCCGAACTTTTGATTCTGCATCTACAATTGAATTATTTAGGCCAACACAGGTttggaatttgaatttgaaatatgaaatataaaacaaaatagaaaagaaaaaagggaaagaaaaagaaaaagagaagacaaCGCTACCTGGGCCGAATTCCCTCTTCCGGCCCACTCTACTTACCTGCACCGCGTAACCCATTAGCGCACTCAGTATCGTAACCGTGCACCCGTCCTGTCGCTCGGATGAGTGACATATGGCCCCACTGGCCAGCTCCCCATTGCACGCACGGACTCCCTTCTGGCGCCGGGTTGTGGACCCACTGTTCAGTAGTAAACCCGCCCCACGTTGTTGCCTTGTTGCGCCCTTTATCCAAAACCCTCTTCCTCTGTTCCTCGTAACAAACTCGcgccggactttgtggctgatttGTTACGCCAGCTCATGCCAGCCGTGCACACCGGGGTGGACTCCCCGATCCGGGTATAAGTAGAAGGCCATCACGGCCCTCTTGGCCAGCTAGTCGCGTGCGCCATCGAACCCAGCAGAGAGGGTGAGGCCCGTGCAGGTTCGCTCGCCGATTTGGAAAGGAAGGTGTCGCCGCCATTGATCTCGCGGAGGGCCAATACTAAAACCACGACAAGCTTCTTAGAGGGAGCGCTGGGTCGGGGGTAACATCCGAGGCGTCGGCAAGCAGGAATTGTTGAATCACTCGCAGGAGCACATAGGAGACCGTCGGCCCACTCGAGTCACGGACGGGGCTTATGGCCGCATAATTCACAGTGAGAGCCTCCCAATTGTGTAGCCTCCATCTATACCCGTGTATCATCCGTTGCCTGTCGTAACTGTCGACTTGTCACAGAAGGATTCCTCACCAGAGTTCAACTGTGTCGTGGATCCGATGCTCGCCGTGGACAACACGAGACATTATCCTTGACCACTGGTAAGTACCCCCATTGACTTGGAAAACATATGCGCTCCGTGTAGGGCCTTCCGGGGATGGGGGTGTAAGAAAAATGGACCTCGTgccatttggctaagtgattttggtgtttgatgatcaacataaccttatAGTCTAATgtatttgctagtgtttgtgtttatagTTCATAGGATGTGAAGAGGATTGGACTGAGGCACTGAGTATGCAACATCTCAAAAGAAGATCTAAAAGATGTGTAGAAGTCCAAgattcaagaacaaaagaagcctaaGGAAACAAcaaagaaatccatgaagtgaCAATCGAGCGCTCTATTGCCGCACCAGatagtgaacagtacatgtccagtgtggcaccggcagtctgcgcagagagcccGCAACTAGGGGCTCTcgaggctgtagcaccggactccgATGTGCACCGCACAGTCTGGGCaatggtcggatccaacggtcgattaCTACAGACCTCAACGGTCGACTGACGTGgccagggcaccggactgtctggtgcgcccgtcgacatagCAGTCAGATTTCTGTCCAACGACTATAATTGTGGGGGAGGTTATAAATACCCCGCCAACCAACCATTTGAAggagtgggagcccaagcaacataccaagatatATTGTGGCTCGCCTAGGAAAGGCTTTGTTTGACAAGAAAGGTAAAGCCAAACAAATCTAACCTCCTCAGgaaaacaccactgcgggagtgaacaagactATGAAGgacaaactgtgatttgtaggctatgccacaaggaagggcaCAAGTCTTACCAATACAAGGCGAAGACCGGGAataagcaaaagctcaagcaaaagtcaacaagcaaaatctccaacacctacatcaacaaggtggacaaaaaggccactacaccatatttgatcaagaagaaaaataatggaaaggtgatagcaatcaaggctaaCAAGTAAGCCAACAAAGGAATGGGGACCAAACACATTTGTGTGACAAAggaaattatttcaaccatgaaaaacactaCGAAAgtttggatcccaagagggaagtgaAAAGTCCGAAGGACtacggggaatttggagacttgacaAAATtaagatgtatatcatgggatgcatcatattggatcaagtgtattgccaagtgggttagtgaaaattttggacccaaattccccatccatgactaaggtaactaaatTTATTGCATCTTAGATGTGCATATCTATTTTCTCATCTAGTTTTTACCTACATGCCTAGTTTTACATGTGGTATTTACTTTTGATTAcaattgcatgcatactaggtcaatcatatggtaggaatgctcgTTTTCAATTCATACTATTGagaaaacctacatggtttaaaatgtttagttaagcgCGGCACATAACTTATTTAAcattcctaagtaaatgacaGTAATGCTTCAAAGTTTATATCCTACTAGTGGTATTCTTCAAGTGGTGTCATTTTGACTTATATGTGTAAAAGTTcgaattatggataatttgcccctcttgatatcaaaatcaaagtgcatgtctcctacaagtattcaaaacttgtatgcacactttcaaggGAAGGTTaatctataatctaagtcttcgCGACTAATACTTGTTTTCAAGTCTCTATTATATGTAGTAAGTcccattgaaggaaaatggagtccccggatgtcgggtaccgtaattaggggtacccccaacactcctaatcatggctggtaaccaccctcagcacaacTGCAAaaactgatgggcacggttcagctAAAGACCTCGccaaccaagggacgcaatctcgcctcgcccgaccccggcctcgggcggaaacagtagtcccggacgaattcacgcctcgcccgagggtctcctcaggcagcgggcgcaccctcggctcgcccgaggcccagctcgagcatgcttcgtcgagaagcaaccttggccaaatcgcctcaccaaccgaccgtatcgcgggCGCATtccatgcgaggatcgcctgacaccttatcctaacacgcgcgcctcagtcggcaaggtcgaagtgaccgcagtcacttcgcccttccactgaccgatctgacaggaaaacaacgccgctcaccccgctccgactgctgtgccagccacccgggcgaggctgacaacagcaagttcagcctcgggcgcgacaggaagctccgcctcgcccaaccttgggcctcagcctcgggaggaggtctccgcctcgcccgaccccaagactcggcctcagcctcggcctcgggaggaatcacgtctTCGCCCGATCCCGGccttggcctcaggagaagtctccgcctcgcccgaccttgggctcggaccgactgcgccacaggggatacatcattaccctacccctagctagctcaggctacgagggaacaagaccggcgtcccatctggctcgtcccggtaataggcaatgatggctccccgcctgCGTCCATGACggtggtggctctcagccccctacggaagcaaggagacgtcagcaggatcccagcagcaccgacagctgtgcttctacagggctcaggcacttctccgacggccacgttattgcCTACgcaaggctcaagcacttctccgacagccacgttggcatgtacacagggctcaggcacctctctgccagacacgttagcgcataagctacacccccattgtacacctggaccctctccttgcatctataaaatggAGGTCCAGGCCCTTCCTGCGGGAGGGTCGGAAAGGGGGTCGCGCAGAGGttcgagcaaacgaacaggctcactctctctctcgcgaacgcttgtaacccctactacgagcacacccccctggtgcgagataatacgagccgcgttttccccttgtgttccatctcgcgccaacccatctgggcaggggcatgcagcgacaaatttactggttGCCTTGCggacccccgggtccgaaacgctgatagttggcgcgccaggtaggggcctgctgcgtgttaacgaacaacttcccatTGAGTTCCAAATGGGTAGTCTTCAACAACCTCttcagcctgggacggtgctctgcttcgggagtctcgagttcatgtccctagacggcagctacgacatggtactcctccccccgcagcgcgatagcaacaacgacggtcgtcagctcgcccggcggcggcgaactcgacgacgtcttccccccatggcggaagagcagcatccgggtttgcctcGCCGCAGAAGGAGGAGACtgggcaaccgtggccatgcaggaggcggcacctcgtcggctgtcgagcgagtcgacgatgccggcaccccagcgggggacgtgtcgggcgttgtcctcgcacctgagacaacgacggatgtcgtttccccgcaacatgccaaccccaagcggactgatgacgccagcactctcgcgaaggacttgctgggcgttagcctcgtacctgagatgacggtgcagtccgtctCCGACGTGACTTcctcaccgtccatcgaccaagaggtaccgtccgttttccaccctgtgccttttagattcagcttcgatccaccaagcgaccccgcttcggtgggcgctttcgtaaaggcataccctaacctttcggggtaccatatgtggtcatcttgggaccgactaacggccgtctcgacctacgggcccccgggttccgaggaagaggacggt harbors:
- the LOC103641126 gene encoding transcription factor GTE7 isoform X1 → MTSAVLAGRDEVHHGHPHHRHWGGARAPLMPKPSSNPNPRRYRPGPNPIVSGSPPAPRAGSAVAAEPLPSPLRHVKFRPSELTPAEARHLRERLTGELGRVRAFVSRIDSWQDGRRRGPEPEPEPPARRSSPPPALVEAMRRRCADILTRLRRSKKSVWFNSPVDVEGLKLHDYRAIIRSPMDLGTVKQNLTAGRYPSHEAFAGDVRLTFNNALRYNPPDHHVHRYAGDLLATFEGMYKEAVSWFEQQRQQLEPPMQLDLLPPPPPPQLPVSVPVQAPLRMWGGRRPKPKARQPNKREMDEEEKQKLRVEIENLPEDKVLNVLQIVQKRNRDPALSGEVVELDFDELDIETLWELDRFVVNWRKALKKSQRNSRMNGDAAVMNADAIDATIVPDDDDRVEVAVNPSVVVEIGESETDVPEKNEVEAEMGDEYVDIGDEMLTMNYQSVEIQRDSLAASSSSGPGSGSSSSTGTVEQIKLSPQMLGYGFSSSLIH
- the LOC103641126 gene encoding transcription factor GTE7 isoform X2, whose translation is MTSAVLAGRDEVHHGHPHHRHWGGARAPLMPKPSSNPNPRRYRPGPNPIVSGSPPAPRAGSAVAAEPLPSPLRHVKFRPSELTPAEARHLRERLTGELGRVRAFVSRIDSWQDGRRRGPEPEPEPPARRSSPPPALVEAMRRRCADILTRLRRSKKSVWFNSPVDVEGLKLHDYRAIIRSPMDLGTVKQNLTAGRYPSHEAFAGDVRLTFNNALRYNPPDHHVHRYAGDLLATFEGMYKEAVSWFEQQRQQLEPPMQLDLLPPPPPPQLPVSVPVQAPLRMWGGRRPKPKARQPNKREMDEEEKQKLRVEIENLPEDKVLNVLQIVQKRNRDPALSGEVVELDFDELDIETLWELDRFVVNWRKALKKSQRNSRMNGDAAVMNADAIDATIVPDDDDRVEVAVNPSVVVEIGESETDVPEKNEVEAEMGDEYVDIGDEMLTMNYQSVEIQRDSLAASSSSGPGSGSSSSTDSDLDPESDGDNASAPH